The following proteins are co-located in the Pseudomonas synxantha genome:
- the dsbG gene encoding thiol:disulfide interchange protein DsbG: MPRLRHLLTLLPLTFLSLSATVTLAQAEDWPAPIKQIEAKGAKILGKFDAPSGLTGYAAQYQNRGMALYLTADGKNVIAGNLYDAQGNDLSSAPLEKLVYAPMAKEVWAKMEKSSWIQDGDKNAPRIVYLFSDPNCPYCNMFWEQARPWVKAGKVQLRHIMVGIIREDSPGKSAALLAAKDPQKALQEHEAAGKGSQLKALEKIPADVEAKLDANMKLMDELELSATPAIFYLDDKGGLQQQQGAPSPDKLVKILGPK, from the coding sequence ATGCCTCGCCTCCGCCACCTGCTGACCCTGCTGCCTTTGACCTTCTTGTCACTCAGCGCAACCGTCACCCTGGCCCAGGCCGAAGACTGGCCAGCACCGATCAAGCAGATCGAAGCCAAGGGCGCCAAGATCCTCGGCAAATTCGACGCCCCCAGCGGCCTCACCGGCTACGCTGCCCAGTACCAGAACCGTGGCATGGCCCTGTACCTGACGGCCGACGGCAAGAACGTCATCGCCGGCAACCTCTACGATGCCCAAGGCAATGACCTGAGCAGCGCGCCCCTGGAAAAACTGGTGTACGCGCCGATGGCCAAGGAAGTCTGGGCCAAGATGGAAAAAAGCAGCTGGATCCAGGACGGCGATAAAAACGCGCCACGTATCGTTTATCTATTCAGCGACCCCAACTGCCCCTACTGCAACATGTTCTGGGAACAGGCCCGCCCGTGGGTCAAGGCCGGCAAGGTGCAGTTGCGCCATATCATGGTCGGCATCATCCGCGAAGACAGCCCAGGCAAGTCCGCGGCCCTGCTCGCCGCCAAGGACCCGCAAAAGGCCTTGCAGGAACACGAAGCCGCCGGCAAGGGCAGCCAGCTCAAGGCGCTGGAGAAGATCCCGGCTGACGTCGAGGCCAAGCTCGATGCCAATATGAAGTTGATGGACGAACTGGAGTTGTCGGCGACGCCGGCGATTTTCTATCTGGATGATAAAGGCGGGTTGCAGCAGCAGCAGGGGGCGCCGTCGCCGGATAAGTTGGTGAAGATACTCGGGCCGAAATAA
- a CDS encoding TlpA disulfide reductase family protein: protein MLTFTIGTFAIALNHLLLISALILATLVGWRVAKRGGENPESVLFSLFLLGLLAARVSFVLMYWSYYSDDWVEMVDLRDGGFLAWPGIITLILGSLVYGWRRPALRKPLSAGVITGLLFWGMTSLSLSVYEKGTRLPDITLRNANGEVVQLADYQGGPLVINLWATWCPPCRREMPVLENAQRMRPDVTFLFVNQAESMQSVSTYLATQGLNLDNVLFDASGRLGQAVGSMALPTTLFYQADGRLINSHLGELSDASLARAMEPFDNTQTRKPTCLASATC, encoded by the coding sequence ATGCTGACCTTCACCATCGGCACCTTCGCCATCGCCCTGAATCACCTGCTGCTGATCAGCGCGTTGATACTCGCCACCCTGGTGGGCTGGCGGGTGGCCAAGCGTGGTGGTGAGAACCCGGAGTCGGTGCTGTTCAGCCTGTTCCTATTGGGCCTGCTGGCGGCCCGCGTCAGCTTTGTGCTGATGTACTGGAGTTATTACAGCGACGATTGGGTGGAAATGGTCGACCTGCGTGACGGTGGCTTTCTCGCCTGGCCCGGGATCATCACGCTGATCCTCGGCTCGCTGGTCTACGGCTGGCGCCGCCCGGCCCTGCGCAAACCGCTCAGCGCCGGGGTGATCACTGGCCTGCTGTTCTGGGGCATGACCAGCCTGTCCCTCAGCGTCTACGAAAAAGGCACGCGCCTGCCGGACATCACCCTGCGCAATGCCAATGGCGAGGTAGTGCAATTGGCGGATTACCAGGGCGGCCCGTTGGTGATCAACCTGTGGGCCACCTGGTGCCCGCCGTGCCGCCGCGAAATGCCGGTGCTGGAAAACGCCCAGCGCATGCGCCCCGACGTTACCTTCCTGTTCGTCAACCAGGCCGAAAGCATGCAAAGCGTCAGCACCTACCTGGCCACCCAAGGCCTGAACCTCGACAACGTGCTGTTCGACGCCAGCGGCCGCCTCGGCCAGGCCGTGGGCTCCATGGCCCTGCCGACCACGCTGTTCTACCAAGCCGATGGGCGCCTGATCAACAGCCACCTGGGCGAACTCTCCGATGCCAGCCTGGCCCGTGCCATGGAACCCTTCGACAACACCCAGACAAGGAAACCGACATGCCTCGCCTCCGCCACCTGCTGA
- the dsbD gene encoding protein-disulfide reductase DsbD yields the protein MRHLFIFLLVLFAGFAQAAPGNPFETKPDFLPVGKAFTFTSERLESGETQLYWQIADGYYLYQQRMKFDGLAEQPVLPQGEAHSDEFFGEQQVYRQGLEVKIPAGATGQVKLGWQGCADAGLCYPPQSITVDLGGNPAVAATAQAQDQSLASGLQQRSLGWSLLVFFGLGLLLAFAPCSLPMLPILAGLVVGSGASPRRGFALAGSYVVCMALVYAALGVMAALLGANLAALLQTPWILGSFAALFVILALPMFGFFELQLPAFLRDRLDNVSRQQSGGSLVGAGILGALSGLLVGPCMTAPLAGALLYIAQSGNALHGGLILFAMGIGIGIPLLLLVTVGNRFLPKPGTWMNVLKGIFGFLFLGTAVLMIRPVVGDSLWIGLWGALALVMAYCGWTLARESGLAAKVFGAGSLVLGLWGAVLVVGAAGGSDELWQPLKVYSGSRVASAPSAHDAFTTINDPAALQSQLESAKAQGQWVLLDYYADWCVSCKIMEKQVFGKPEVMAALKDVRLLRLDVTADNAASRELLGRYKVPGPPSFVWIGPDGEERRAQRITGEVDAATFLQRWTQTRDAL from the coding sequence ATGCGGCATCTGTTTATCTTTCTGCTGGTGTTGTTCGCGGGATTCGCCCAGGCAGCGCCGGGCAACCCCTTCGAAACCAAACCCGACTTTCTCCCGGTGGGCAAAGCTTTCACCTTTACCTCCGAACGTCTTGAAAGTGGCGAGACCCAACTGTATTGGCAAATTGCCGACGGTTACTACCTGTACCAGCAGCGCATGAAGTTCGACGGCCTGGCCGAACAACCCGTGCTGCCCCAGGGTGAAGCCCATAGCGATGAGTTCTTCGGCGAGCAGCAGGTGTATCGCCAAGGCCTGGAAGTGAAGATCCCCGCCGGCGCCACCGGCCAGGTCAAGCTGGGCTGGCAGGGCTGTGCCGATGCGGGCCTGTGTTATCCGCCGCAATCGATTACCGTGGACCTGGGCGGCAACCCGGCCGTCGCCGCTACCGCGCAGGCCCAGGACCAGAGCCTGGCCAGCGGCCTGCAACAGCGCAGCCTGGGCTGGAGCCTGCTGGTGTTCTTCGGCCTGGGCCTACTGCTGGCATTTGCGCCCTGCTCGCTGCCGATGTTGCCGATTCTTGCCGGCCTGGTGGTTGGCAGTGGCGCCAGCCCACGGCGCGGCTTTGCCTTGGCCGGCAGCTACGTGGTGTGCATGGCGCTGGTGTATGCGGCCCTGGGGGTGATGGCCGCGTTGCTCGGCGCCAACCTCGCCGCGCTGCTGCAAACTCCTTGGATCCTCGGCAGTTTTGCCGCGCTGTTCGTGATCCTCGCTTTGCCGATGTTCGGCTTCTTCGAACTGCAACTGCCCGCTTTCCTGCGTGACCGCCTCGACAACGTCAGCCGCCAGCAAAGCGGTGGCAGCCTGGTGGGTGCCGGCATTCTCGGCGCATTGTCCGGCTTGCTGGTGGGCCCCTGCATGACTGCGCCCCTGGCCGGCGCCCTGTTGTATATCGCCCAGAGCGGCAATGCGCTGCACGGTGGGCTGATCCTGTTCGCCATGGGTATCGGTATCGGCATTCCGCTGTTGTTGCTGGTCACCGTGGGCAATCGCTTCCTGCCCAAGCCGGGCACCTGGATGAACGTGCTCAAGGGCATCTTCGGCTTCCTGTTCCTGGGCACGGCCGTGCTGATGATTCGCCCGGTGGTCGGCGACAGCCTGTGGATCGGCCTGTGGGGTGCCTTGGCCCTGGTAATGGCTTATTGCGGCTGGACGCTGGCCCGTGAGTCCGGCCTGGCGGCCAAGGTGTTCGGCGCCGGTTCCCTGGTGCTGGGCCTGTGGGGCGCGGTGCTGGTAGTGGGTGCAGCCGGTGGCAGCGATGAGCTGTGGCAACCGTTGAAGGTCTACAGTGGCTCACGGGTCGCCAGTGCTCCGAGCGCCCACGATGCGTTCACCACCATCAACGACCCGGCTGCTCTGCAAAGCCAGCTCGAGAGTGCCAAGGCACAGGGCCAATGGGTATTGCTGGACTACTACGCCGATTGGTGCGTGTCGTGCAAGATCATGGAGAAACAGGTATTCGGCAAACCTGAGGTGATGGCCGCGCTCAAGGACGTGCGACTGCTGCGCCTGGACGTCACCGCCGACAACGCCGCCAGCCGCGAGCTGCTGGGCCGCTATAAAGTGCCGGGGCCACCGAGTTTCGTGTGGATCGGCCCGGACGGTGAAGAACGCCGTGCCCAACGCATCACCGGCGAAGTGGATGCCGCCACCTTCCTGCAACGCTGGACCCAGACGCGGGACGCCCTCTGA
- a CDS encoding response regulator, with amino-acid sequence MHVLVCEDDELIASGIVAGLTAQGFTVERVATAAAARAMLKAAAFDIMVLDLGLPDEDGLKLLQQQRSQGLEIPVLILTARDSVTNRVDGLQAGADDYLLKPFDLRELAARLQTLLRRVAGRSVNLIEHGRLAYDPSSRETFLGGQPVDLSRREQALLQALLHNKGRVLSSEQLKDSVYGFSDELESNALNVHIHHLRRKLGNGIVETVRGLGYRLGSADAGENSK; translated from the coding sequence ATGCACGTACTGGTCTGTGAAGACGACGAACTGATTGCCAGCGGCATCGTGGCCGGCCTCACCGCCCAGGGTTTTACCGTGGAGCGCGTGGCCACGGCGGCGGCTGCGCGGGCAATGCTCAAGGCGGCGGCCTTCGACATCATGGTGCTCGACCTCGGCCTGCCGGACGAAGACGGCCTCAAGCTGCTGCAACAACAGCGCAGCCAGGGCCTTGAGATCCCGGTGCTGATCCTCACGGCGCGGGACTCGGTGACCAACCGCGTCGATGGTCTGCAGGCCGGCGCCGATGACTACCTGCTCAAGCCCTTTGACCTGCGCGAACTCGCCGCCCGCCTGCAAACCCTGCTGCGCCGGGTGGCGGGGCGCAGCGTCAACCTGATCGAACATGGGCGCCTGGCCTACGACCCCAGCAGCCGTGAAACCTTCCTGGGTGGCCAGCCGGTGGACCTGTCCCGTCGCGAACAGGCGCTGTTGCAGGCGCTGCTGCACAACAAGGGCCGCGTGCTGTCCAGCGAGCAACTCAAGGACAGCGTCTACGGGTTCAGCGACGAACTGGAAAGCAATGCGCTCAATGTGCATATCCATCACCTGCGGCGCAAATTGGGCAACGGCATCGTCGAGACCGTGCGCGGCCTCGGCTATCGCCTGGGCTCGGCGGATGCTGGAGAGAACAGCAAGTGA
- a CDS encoding sensor histidine kinase: MSLRLRLTFKLGAAFVLIWVLAAAWMLNDLRNQMMFSLDQRLVASARMVAGLTEQMPGLASVSAATHLRTEQLNVPGGMACQVSSLRGEILARSHTTPEEGLESRRSGFRDQMIDGVGWRSFTLSRGDLLITTADRQVEREALNLSILLAASVPVGVALLGCLCLLWLGIGQSLVPLNRMRDALMRRSADSLEPLQIHPLPSELKPLLDTQNQLLQRIAKTIERERRLTGDAAHELRSPLTAIKTHLQVARMTEGAARDQSLAHAEEGADRLHRTLEQLLLLARVEGSLSFDDGLQSSAEEVARLAIQDANAGDNRRIDLVLAHDLAASPVEMPVGLAVAALRNLLDNALRHTPADTRVELSVYSSVDQVIFRVRDHGKQISSEDLQYLTQRFWRNGNSEGCGLGLAIVQAIVQRCSCSLAFDSQPDGLRVDLGMPLRR; the protein is encoded by the coding sequence ATGAGCCTGCGCCTGCGCCTGACGTTCAAGCTGGGCGCTGCTTTTGTGCTGATCTGGGTGCTGGCGGCCGCCTGGATGCTCAACGACTTGCGCAACCAGATGATGTTTTCCCTCGACCAGCGCCTGGTGGCCTCGGCGCGCATGGTTGCGGGGCTGACCGAGCAGATGCCGGGGTTGGCCAGTGTCAGCGCCGCTACGCATCTGCGCACCGAACAGCTGAATGTGCCTGGGGGTATGGCGTGCCAGGTCAGCTCCCTGCGCGGCGAGATCCTGGCGCGCAGCCACACCACGCCGGAGGAAGGGCTGGAGTCGCGCAGAAGCGGTTTTCGCGACCAGATGATCGATGGTGTGGGCTGGCGCAGTTTCACCTTGTCCCGAGGTGACTTGCTGATCACCACCGCCGACCGCCAGGTGGAGCGCGAGGCGCTGAACCTGTCGATCCTGCTCGCCGCCTCGGTGCCCGTCGGCGTAGCCTTGCTGGGTTGCCTGTGCCTGTTGTGGCTGGGTATCGGTCAAAGCCTGGTGCCGCTCAACCGCATGCGTGACGCCTTGATGCGCCGCAGTGCCGATTCCCTCGAACCGCTGCAGATCCATCCATTGCCCAGCGAACTCAAGCCGTTGCTCGACACCCAGAACCAACTGCTGCAACGCATCGCCAAGACCATTGAGCGCGAGCGCCGCCTCACCGGTGACGCCGCCCATGAGCTGCGCAGCCCGCTGACGGCGATCAAGACCCACCTGCAAGTAGCGCGCATGACCGAAGGCGCTGCCCGCGACCAGTCCCTGGCCCATGCCGAGGAAGGCGCCGACCGCTTGCATCGCACCCTGGAGCAGTTATTGCTGCTGGCGCGGGTGGAAGGCAGCCTGTCGTTTGACGACGGCTTGCAGTCCAGTGCCGAGGAAGTCGCCAGGTTGGCGATCCAGGATGCCAACGCTGGCGACAATCGTCGGATCGACCTGGTCCTGGCCCATGATCTTGCCGCCAGCCCGGTGGAGATGCCCGTGGGCCTGGCTGTCGCGGCCTTGCGCAACTTGCTGGACAACGCCTTGCGCCACACTCCGGCCGATACCCGGGTGGAGTTGAGCGTGTACAGCAGTGTTGACCAGGTGATTTTCCGCGTGCGAGACCATGGCAAGCAGATCTCCAGCGAAGACCTGCAATACCTCACCCAGCGTTTCTGGCGTAACGGCAACAGCGAAGGCTGTGGCCTGGGTTTGGCTATCGTCCAGGCGATTGTGCAGCGCTGCTCCTGCTCGTTGGCATTCGACAGCCAGCCCGATGGGCTGCGGGTTGACCTGGGCATGCCGCTGCGTCGCTGA
- a CDS encoding N-acetylmuramoyl-L-alanine amidase, producing the protein MLVIDTSFPARDFNDRDGESVRQVILHYTTGPFASALRTLTQGGVSAHYLLPDPDEPSYRAAGYEELRVFRLVDEGKRAWHAGVSHWEGCDNLNSGSIGIEIVNLARDDKGVFSFPAYPQAQVDMLIVLIRDILARYPQIAPTEILGHADVAYWRKSDPGPRFPWHRLHDAGLGAWFDEATRAMYQRRFNVRLPPEVEVERAFQRYGYKPAQNRRAFELRTRAFQMHFRAQNYRGVLDAQTCAILYALNEKYRGI; encoded by the coding sequence ATGTTGGTGATCGATACCAGTTTTCCTGCCAGGGATTTCAATGACCGCGACGGCGAAAGCGTGCGGCAGGTGATCCTGCATTACACCACCGGGCCCTTTGCCTCGGCCCTGCGCACCCTGACCCAGGGTGGCGTGAGCGCTCATTACCTGTTGCCCGACCCGGATGAGCCCAGTTACCGTGCTGCCGGTTATGAAGAGTTGCGCGTGTTCCGCCTGGTGGACGAGGGCAAGCGTGCCTGGCATGCGGGAGTGAGTCACTGGGAGGGGTGTGACAATCTCAACAGCGGGTCGATTGGCATTGAGATCGTCAACCTGGCGCGGGACGACAAGGGCGTATTCAGTTTTCCGGCGTACCCCCAGGCTCAGGTCGATATGCTTATTGTCTTGATCCGCGACATCCTCGCACGCTATCCGCAGATTGCACCGACTGAGATTCTCGGTCACGCGGATGTGGCGTATTGGCGTAAGAGTGATCCGGGGCCGCGGTTCCCGTGGCATCGATTGCATGACGCGGGACTGGGGGCCTGGTTTGATGAGGCGACGCGCGCGATGTACCAGCGCCGGTTCAATGTCAGGCTGCCACCCGAGGTAGAAGTGGAGCGGGCTTTCCAGCGCTATGGGTATAAGCCGGCGCAGAATCGCCGGGCCTTCGAGCTGCGAACCCGGGCGTTCCAGATGCACTTTCGGGCCCAGAATTATCGCGGCGTCCTGGATGCACAGACCTGCGCGATCCTGTATGCGCTGAACGAAAAATACCGCGGAATTTGA
- a CDS encoding aspartate aminotransferase family protein gives MSVATSRTEDAAAPAETLYQFDENPLLARQRQQESNARSYPRRIPLALKRAKGIYVEDVEGRRFIDCLAGAGTLALGHNHPVVIQAIRQVLSDELPLHTLDLTTPVKDQFVQDLFGMLPAELAREAKIQFCGPTGTDAVEAALKLVRTATGRSTVLSFQGGYHGMSQGALSLMGSLAPKKPLGALLGNGVQFLPFPYDYRCPFGLGGAEGVRVNLHYLENLLNDPEAGVLLPAAVIVEVVQGEGGVIPADLDWLRGLRRITEQAGVALIVDEIQSGFGRTGKMFAFEHAGIIPDVVVMSKAIGGSLPLAVVVYRDWLDTWLPGAHAGTFRGNQMAMAAGSAVMRYLKEHDLAGHAAAMGERLAEHLRILQRDFPHLGDIRGRGLMLGVELVDPTGTPDVQGHPPAHRQLAPLVQRECLKRGLILELGGRHGSVVRFLPPLVITAGEIDQVAEIFGRALAAAVAGV, from the coding sequence ATGTCAGTCGCTACCAGCCGTACCGAAGACGCCGCGGCGCCTGCGGAAACGCTCTATCAGTTCGACGAAAACCCGCTGCTGGCCCGCCAGCGCCAGCAGGAGTCCAACGCCCGCAGCTACCCGCGGCGCATCCCCCTGGCGCTCAAGCGCGCCAAAGGTATTTATGTGGAAGACGTCGAGGGGCGTCGCTTCATCGACTGTTTGGCCGGTGCCGGGACGCTGGCGCTGGGGCATAACCACCCGGTGGTGATCCAGGCCATCCGGCAAGTGCTGAGCGACGAACTGCCGCTGCACACCCTTGACTTGACTACGCCGGTCAAGGATCAGTTCGTGCAAGACCTGTTCGGCATGCTGCCCGCTGAATTGGCGCGGGAAGCGAAGATCCAGTTCTGCGGCCCCACTGGCACCGATGCGGTGGAAGCTGCATTGAAGCTGGTGCGCACCGCCACTGGGCGCAGCACTGTACTGTCGTTCCAAGGCGGCTATCACGGCATGAGCCAGGGCGCCTTGAGCCTGATGGGCAGCCTGGCGCCGAAAAAACCCCTGGGTGCGTTGCTCGGCAATGGCGTGCAATTCCTGCCGTTCCCGTATGACTACCGTTGCCCGTTCGGCTTGGGCGGCGCAGAAGGTGTGCGGGTCAACCTGCATTACCTGGAAAACCTGCTCAACGATCCGGAGGCCGGCGTGTTGCTGCCGGCGGCGGTGATTGTTGAGGTGGTGCAGGGCGAGGGCGGTGTGATTCCCGCAGACCTCGATTGGTTGCGCGGGCTGCGACGTATCACCGAGCAGGCCGGTGTGGCACTGATCGTCGATGAAATCCAGAGTGGCTTTGGACGCACCGGCAAGATGTTTGCCTTCGAACACGCCGGCATCATCCCGGACGTGGTGGTCATGTCCAAGGCCATTGGTGGCAGCCTGCCGTTGGCCGTAGTGGTGTATCGCGACTGGCTCGACACTTGGCTCCCGGGCGCCCATGCCGGAACGTTCCGGGGCAACCAGATGGCGATGGCGGCGGGCTCGGCGGTCATGCGCTATCTCAAGGAGCACGACCTGGCGGGCCATGCCGCCGCCATGGGTGAGCGCCTGGCGGAACACCTGCGCATCCTGCAGCGCGACTTCCCGCACTTGGGGGATATCCGTGGCCGCGGGCTGATGCTGGGGGTGGAGTTGGTGGACCCGACGGGCACGCCGGATGTCCAGGGCCACCCACCGGCGCATCGCCAGTTGGCGCCGCTGGTGCAGCGCGAATGCCTCAAGCGCGGCCTGATCCTGGAACTGGGTGGGCGCCATGGCAGCGTGGTGCGCTTCCTGCCGCCGTTGGTGATTACCGCCGGCGAAATCGACCAAGTGGCCGAGATCTTCGGGCGCGCCTTGGCGGCGGCGGTTGCCGGCGTCTAA
- a CDS encoding MbtH family protein, translating to MTSVFDRDDILFQVVVNHEEQYSIWPDYKAVPEGWRTVGKSGMKKECLAYIEEVWTDMRPLSLRQKMDSAELVN from the coding sequence ATGACCTCAGTATTTGACCGCGATGACATCCTGTTTCAGGTAGTGGTCAACCACGAAGAGCAGTATTCGATCTGGCCCGACTACAAGGCCGTGCCCGAAGGCTGGCGCACTGTGGGCAAGAGCGGCATGAAGAAAGAGTGCCTGGCTTATATCGAGGAAGTGTGGACCGATATGCGCCCGCTGAGCCTGCGCCAGAAGATGGACAGCGCTGAGCTGGTCAACTGA
- a CDS encoding amidohydrolase, whose product MRLNGLTHQWVFGLLCGVASSAVIAASSGQDSAREEIAAQAKILEPSLLETRRDIHTHPELGNAETRTAELVAKQLRELGLEVKTGVARTGVVAVLKGALPGPTVALRADMDALPVKEVADLPFASKAKGTYLGKEVDVMHACGHDAHTAILLSTAKILTGMRERLPGTVVFYFQPAEEGPSDFSPDGKNTWGAKMMVQEGVMKAPKPDAVFGLHVWAGVPAGQIAYRPGPTLASSDDLRIKILGKQTHAGQPWNGIDPITVGAQTIVGLQTVVSRRTNISSSPSVVSIGTINGGTRYNIIPESLEMTGTIRSYDYGIRQKLHADVRQTVEKIAESGGAKAEVTIIEKYDPTINNPALTEKMLPSLRWAARDDVVQGPLVGGAEDFSFYAKEAPGLFVFLGVTPRDQDMSKAAPNHNPGFFVDESALVVGVRTLASLATDYLYTHTPQ is encoded by the coding sequence ATGCGTTTGAACGGTTTGACACATCAATGGGTGTTCGGCTTGCTCTGCGGGGTTGCCAGCAGCGCAGTGATTGCCGCCAGCAGTGGTCAGGATAGCGCCCGGGAGGAAATTGCCGCCCAGGCGAAGATCCTTGAACCGAGCCTGCTCGAAACCCGCCGCGATATCCACACCCATCCAGAGCTGGGCAACGCCGAAACCCGCACCGCCGAGCTGGTCGCCAAACAGCTGCGCGAACTGGGCCTTGAGGTCAAGACGGGCGTGGCGCGAACCGGCGTCGTCGCCGTCTTGAAAGGCGCCCTGCCCGGCCCGACCGTGGCCCTGCGCGCCGACATGGATGCGCTGCCGGTCAAGGAAGTCGCCGACCTGCCCTTCGCCTCCAAGGCCAAGGGCACCTACCTGGGCAAGGAAGTCGATGTGATGCACGCCTGCGGCCACGACGCCCACACCGCGATCCTGCTGAGCACTGCGAAAATTCTTACCGGCATGCGCGAGCGTTTGCCCGGCACCGTGGTGTTCTATTTCCAGCCGGCCGAAGAAGGCCCGAGCGACTTCAGCCCCGACGGCAAGAACACCTGGGGCGCGAAGATGATGGTGCAGGAAGGCGTGATGAAAGCGCCGAAGCCGGATGCGGTGTTCGGCCTGCATGTGTGGGCCGGCGTACCGGCCGGGCAGATCGCCTACCGCCCGGGCCCGACCCTGGCCAGCTCCGACGACCTGCGCATCAAGATCCTCGGCAAACAGACCCACGCGGGGCAGCCCTGGAACGGCATCGACCCGATCACCGTCGGCGCACAAACCATTGTCGGTTTGCAGACCGTGGTCAGCCGCCGCACCAATATTTCGTCATCGCCCTCGGTGGTGAGCATCGGCACCATCAACGGTGGCACCCGCTACAACATCATCCCCGAGTCGCTGGAGATGACCGGCACCATCCGCTCCTATGACTACGGCATTCGCCAGAAGCTGCATGCAGATGTGCGCCAGACCGTAGAGAAAATTGCCGAAAGCGGCGGCGCCAAGGCCGAAGTGACGATCATCGAGAAGTACGACCCCACCATCAACAACCCGGCACTGACCGAGAAAATGCTGCCGAGCCTGCGTTGGGCAGCCCGGGATGACGTGGTGCAAGGCCCGTTGGTAGGAGGCGCCGAAGACTTCTCGTTTTATGCCAAGGAGGCGCCGGGATTGTTCGTGTTCCTGGGGGTGACCCCGAGGGATCAGGACATGAGCAAGGCGGCGCCGAATCACAACCCGGGGTTCTTTGTGGACGAGTCGGCGTTGGTGGTGGGAGTGAGGACGCTGGCGTCGCTGGCGACGGATTACCTGTACACCCACACCCCGCAGTAG